One Desulfobulbus oligotrophicus DNA segment encodes these proteins:
- a CDS encoding AAA family ATPase: protein MQRAEYMIVVFFGMTATGKSTLGRALAAYCSAPYFNTDMVRKELTGLQASHRQREEIGQGIYSCIFSEKTYQALLDRTNAEFIKGKRLVILDGSYSKRTDRDQVRELAARWGGGSMFIFCTCSEEEVRHRLAKRAADPSAVSDGRWEVYLHQQKTFEKPDLLDESDCLQLNTEQSTTDMVHWLTAQLCLSR from the coding sequence GTGCAGCGAGCTGAGTATATGATCGTCGTCTTCTTTGGTATGACAGCGACCGGGAAGTCTACACTTGGCCGGGCCTTGGCAGCCTATTGCAGTGCACCGTATTTTAATACCGATATGGTGCGTAAAGAACTGACAGGGCTGCAGGCAAGCCACCGGCAGCGCGAAGAAATAGGGCAAGGGATTTATAGTTGTATTTTTAGTGAAAAAACCTATCAGGCTCTTCTTGATCGGACGAACGCGGAGTTTATTAAGGGAAAACGTCTTGTGATTTTAGATGGTTCGTACAGTAAACGTACGGATCGCGACCAGGTTCGGGAATTGGCAGCAAGATGGGGTGGGGGAAGCATGTTTATTTTTTGTACCTGTTCTGAAGAGGAGGTGCGCCACCGACTTGCTAAACGTGCTGCTGACCCATCAGCTGTTTCAGATGGAAGGTGGGAAGTTTATCTGCATCAGCAGAAAACTTTTGAAAAGCCCGACCTCCTTGACGAGTCCGACTGCCTGCAGTTGAATACAGAACAGTCAACAACGGATATGGTGCATTGGTTGACTGCTCAACTCTGTCTGAGCAGGTAG
- a CDS encoding AtpZ/AtpI family protein, whose protein sequence is MNDRKETFRQLALYSQAGMSFVFSILIGFGMGWILDHKVFAGKTAPWLTFIFFGFGVAAGFKGLWDMARKIEDE, encoded by the coding sequence TTGAATGACCGCAAGGAGACATTCCGGCAATTGGCGCTGTACAGCCAGGCTGGAATGTCATTTGTGTTTTCCATTCTGATCGGTTTTGGGATGGGATGGATACTTGACCACAAAGTTTTTGCAGGAAAAACCGCCCCGTGGCTTACGTTTATTTTTTTCGGGTTTGGAGTTGCCGCTGGCTTTAAGGGGCTTTGGGATATGGCCAGGAAAATAGAAGATGAATGA
- the atpB gene encoding F0F1 ATP synthase subunit A — MEHPILFISLILQALGLPVPHTPVGATLLEKICEPYMTYTWMVMILLIIVPRLTIGKLEMVPGSGQNFWEVMVGGLMDFFTENLGEKGAKMLFPMMATFFFYIIISNMIGLIPGFMSPTSSINITLAMTLIVWVTHHFLGFKYHGLRYYKHFMGPSKVMAPFMFLLELISNFARLISLSMRLFGNILAKEVLLGVLFMLAGAFFAPLPILCLGVLVSVIQAVVFVLLSLLYCAGAMGEAH, encoded by the coding sequence ATGGAACATCCGATATTATTCATCTCTCTGATCCTTCAGGCGTTGGGGTTACCGGTGCCGCACACTCCGGTCGGAGCAACGCTTCTTGAGAAAATTTGTGAGCCGTATATGACCTATACCTGGATGGTCATGATCCTGCTGATCATAGTGCCGAGATTAACGATCGGGAAGCTGGAGATGGTGCCCGGCAGTGGACAGAATTTCTGGGAGGTGATGGTTGGCGGTTTGATGGATTTCTTTACCGAAAACCTTGGAGAGAAAGGGGCGAAGATGCTGTTCCCGATGATGGCCACCTTCTTTTTCTATATCATAATCTCCAATATGATCGGTCTTATTCCCGGGTTCATGTCGCCGACGTCCAGTATCAATATCACATTGGCCATGACCCTCATTGTCTGGGTGACTCATCACTTTCTTGGTTTTAAGTATCATGGTTTACGGTACTACAAGCACTTCATGGGGCCGAGCAAGGTAATGGCACCCTTCATGTTCTTGTTGGAGCTTATCAGTAACTTTGCACGACTGATCTCACTCTCCATGCGACTTTTTGGTAACATCCTCGCCAAAGAGGTTTTGCTCGGTGTTCTCTTTATGCTTGCCGGTGCATTTTTTGCCCCGCTGCCTATCCTCTGTCTTGGAGTTCTGGTCTCGGTGATCCAGGCAGTGGTGTTTGTTCTTCTTTCCCTGTTGTACTGTGCCGGAGCAATGGGGGAGGCGCATTAA
- the hemL gene encoding glutamate-1-semialdehyde 2,1-aminomutase: MKTEHSMQLFTDARTLIPGGVNSPVRACRAVGTDPLFVAEASGCTITDVDGNRFVDFVGSWGPMIVGHAHPEVVEAIRSTAGRGTSFGAPSPLEIDLAAEVCAAVPSLEKVRFVNSGTEATMSAVRLARGYTGRKMVVKFDGCYHGHADSFLVKAGSGLITLGIPGSPGVPDDIVKNTISIPYNDEAVLDATLRNPELDIACVIVEPVAGNMGVVPPSETFLQKLRQLTSELGIVLIFDEVITGFRLALGGAQEYFDVTPDLTCLGKIIGGGLPVGAYGGRSDIMDLIAPEGPVYQAGTLSGNPLAMAAGLATLGIVKQPGFYKELEEKSEWFGNALNAVAASLSVPVVLNRVGSMMTCFFTPDPVTDFQSASHAETDLYGEYYRQMRSQGIWLAPSQFEALFVSAAHERKHLEKALVAAESSFKKLMK; the protein is encoded by the coding sequence ATGAAGACAGAACATTCTATGCAGTTGTTTACAGATGCCAGGACACTGATTCCCGGCGGCGTCAATTCGCCGGTTCGGGCCTGTCGAGCCGTTGGGACAGACCCCTTATTTGTTGCTGAAGCATCAGGATGCACGATCACTGATGTTGACGGGAACCGTTTTGTCGACTTCGTTGGCTCCTGGGGGCCGATGATTGTCGGCCATGCTCATCCCGAAGTTGTAGAAGCTATCAGGAGTACGGCCGGTCGAGGGACGAGTTTCGGAGCTCCTTCTCCCCTGGAGATTGACCTGGCCGCTGAGGTGTGTGCAGCTGTTCCTTCACTTGAAAAGGTTCGTTTTGTCAACTCCGGCACCGAAGCAACCATGAGTGCCGTCCGGCTCGCCCGAGGATACACCGGGCGCAAGATGGTTGTGAAGTTTGACGGTTGTTACCATGGCCACGCGGATTCTTTTTTAGTCAAGGCAGGTTCAGGTCTGATAACGCTTGGTATACCTGGAAGCCCTGGTGTTCCTGATGATATTGTCAAAAATACCATTTCGATTCCATACAACGATGAGGCTGTGCTGGATGCGACTTTACGCAACCCGGAGCTTGATATCGCCTGTGTCATTGTTGAGCCGGTAGCCGGGAACATGGGAGTGGTGCCGCCGTCAGAAACCTTTTTGCAAAAACTTCGTCAACTGACCAGTGAACTTGGTATTGTCCTTATTTTTGATGAGGTCATTACCGGATTTCGTCTGGCACTGGGGGGTGCCCAGGAGTATTTTGATGTCACCCCTGATCTGACCTGCCTTGGGAAAATCATAGGAGGCGGTCTGCCGGTGGGGGCATATGGGGGGAGGAGTGATATTATGGACTTAATTGCCCCGGAGGGACCGGTCTATCAGGCCGGCACTTTATCGGGAAATCCACTTGCCATGGCAGCCGGGCTGGCTACGCTTGGCATTGTCAAGCAGCCTGGATTTTATAAGGAGCTGGAAGAGAAAAGCGAGTGGTTCGGTAATGCATTGAATGCGGTGGCTGCCTCCTTGTCGGTTCCGGTTGTTTTGAACAGGGTGGGTTCAATGATGACCTGTTTTTTTACCCCTGATCCGGTGACGGATTTCCAGAGTGCCTCGCATGCAGAGACCGATCTGTATGGAGAGTACTATCGTCAGATGCGATCCCAGGGGATCTGGTTGGCGCCATCGCAGTTCGAAGCACTTTTTGTTTCAGCAGCACATGAACGCAAGCACTTGGAAAAGGCACTGGTCGCGGCTGAATCCTCATTCAAAAAATTGATGAAATAG
- the trxB gene encoding thioredoxin-disulfide reductase gives MQHAQYQLIIVGGGPAGLTAGLYAARGRLKVLLLERGATGGQVLVTDWVDNYPGFVEGISGFDLMDKMTAHADRFGLEKRFATITSLELTDNIKTVVLENGEALTARTILLCTGAKPKKLEIPGEYTFAGRGVSYCATCDGPFYRHQKIAVVGGGNTAIQDALHLTKFADRVTVIHRRDTLRATKVLQEKAFCNSKIDFIWNTQVTAIKGDKNGVQSLSLKHRNDEESTLQVTGIFIFIGTTPNNELFPAGHLRTDAGGFIITDADMATSIPGVYAAGDICSKNFRQIINAAGEGAVAELAIEHYLGNQTLEQPLNCSE, from the coding sequence ATGCAACACGCTCAGTATCAGCTGATCATAGTTGGAGGTGGGCCCGCAGGCTTAACCGCCGGATTATACGCGGCTCGCGGTCGCCTCAAAGTTTTGCTCCTTGAAAGGGGGGCAACCGGCGGTCAGGTTCTTGTTACCGACTGGGTCGACAACTATCCCGGTTTCGTCGAAGGGATATCAGGGTTTGATCTCATGGATAAGATGACAGCACATGCTGATCGTTTCGGCCTTGAGAAACGGTTTGCAACCATTACATCCCTTGAGCTCACCGATAACATCAAAACCGTTGTCCTTGAAAACGGAGAAGCTCTTACCGCAAGAACCATTCTTCTCTGCACAGGTGCCAAACCAAAAAAACTCGAAATTCCAGGGGAATATACCTTTGCCGGTCGTGGGGTTTCGTACTGTGCAACCTGTGACGGGCCATTTTACCGTCATCAAAAAATCGCTGTCGTTGGTGGTGGAAACACCGCTATTCAAGATGCCCTGCACTTAACCAAATTCGCTGACAGGGTAACGGTCATTCACCGACGTGATACGTTGCGGGCGACCAAAGTTCTGCAGGAAAAAGCGTTCTGCAATTCGAAAATCGATTTCATCTGGAACACACAGGTCACGGCAATCAAGGGAGATAAAAACGGTGTCCAGAGTCTCAGCCTCAAACACCGAAATGATGAGGAGTCGACCCTTCAGGTGACCGGGATCTTCATTTTCATCGGCACCACACCCAACAACGAACTCTTCCCTGCCGGACACCTCCGAACAGATGCTGGTGGATTTATTATAACCGATGCTGATATGGCAACGTCTATTCCGGGTGTCTACGCTGCGGGCGATATCTGCAGCAAAAATTTTCGTCAGATTATAAACGCTGCCGGTGAAGGTGCGGTTGCTGAGTTAGCAATAGAACACTACCTCGGTAACCAAACTCTGGAACAACCGCTCAACTGCAGTGAATAA
- a CDS encoding outer membrane protein assembly factor BamD — protein sequence MFLLITMSVCSGCSTFSGMFSKLTFGEEEEPKSLPPEELIVLGMDAYNTGNYSEAIKQFKIILDEHPFSTQAMLAQLKSADAHYYDKQYAEAKVFYKSFEERHPTNEAIPYVLFQTGMCDYNRTDRIDRDISGPKEAIKSFNRLINAYPQSPYAKEAKSRIKDATEFLVNHEYMVAVFYVRTARYDEARHRLKYLLTRYPDSSLAPKAEELLTHLEAGNKPEWGMNRWMPEFMTKAPSERKEEKEAENLPEIPPEVSEPLAPENAPELDNL from the coding sequence ATGTTTTTACTCATAACCATGAGCGTCTGTTCAGGATGCTCCACGTTCAGTGGAATGTTCAGCAAACTCACCTTCGGAGAGGAGGAAGAACCAAAATCTTTGCCGCCCGAAGAACTGATTGTTCTTGGTATGGATGCCTACAATACCGGTAACTACAGCGAGGCCATAAAGCAGTTCAAAATTATCCTTGACGAGCACCCGTTCAGCACTCAGGCCATGTTGGCACAACTAAAATCTGCTGACGCCCATTATTATGACAAACAGTATGCTGAAGCCAAGGTGTTCTACAAATCCTTCGAGGAACGGCATCCCACCAATGAGGCTATACCCTATGTCTTGTTTCAAACCGGTATGTGTGATTATAACAGGACCGATCGTATTGACAGAGACATTTCCGGGCCCAAAGAGGCCATCAAATCATTTAACCGCCTGATCAACGCCTATCCCCAGTCTCCCTATGCCAAGGAGGCAAAATCACGCATCAAAGATGCCACGGAGTTTCTCGTCAACCATGAGTACATGGTCGCTGTTTTTTATGTACGCACAGCCCGGTACGACGAGGCCAGGCACAGGTTAAAATATCTTTTGACTCGGTATCCCGATTCAAGTCTCGCTCCTAAAGCAGAAGAGCTTCTCACGCATCTGGAAGCGGGCAACAAACCGGAATGGGGGATGAATCGATGGATGCCGGAATTTATGACCAAGGCGCCATCTGAGAGAAAGGAAGAAAAAGAAGCAGAAAACCTGCCGGAAATACCACCTGAAGTTTCAGAACCACTTGCCCCGGAAAATGCACCTGAACTGGACAACCTGTAA
- the larB gene encoding nickel pincer cofactor biosynthesis protein LarB, giving the protein MNKRSLQELLKQIQDGSIEISQAMDRLRHWPVETLGEVRIDHHRDLRTGLPEAVFGETKTIPQLVEILSAMLKTPSVVLATRVDSKKAEAVCAQLPELTYHATARLLTGNKQYIPTGSGSGTVVVVTAGTSDLRVAEEARITLEWFGHTVATIYDAGVAGIHRILTQSPLLQQGRVIIVVAGMEGALPSVVAGLTGAPVIGVPSSVGYGVGAGGYSALFGMLTSCSPGLAVVNIDNGFGAACMAAAINRTP; this is encoded by the coding sequence ATGAACAAACGGTCGCTACAAGAACTGCTGAAACAGATTCAAGACGGTTCCATCGAAATCAGCCAGGCCATGGACCGCCTACGCCACTGGCCTGTGGAGACATTGGGAGAGGTTCGCATTGATCACCATCGAGACCTCCGCACAGGGCTGCCGGAAGCTGTTTTCGGGGAAACCAAAACCATCCCACAGCTTGTAGAGATTCTCTCAGCCATGCTGAAGACACCATCGGTGGTGCTGGCAACACGGGTAGACAGTAAAAAGGCTGAAGCCGTCTGCGCTCAACTTCCTGAACTCACGTACCATGCAACAGCTCGCCTGTTGACCGGCAACAAACAGTATATTCCCACAGGCAGTGGTTCGGGTACCGTGGTTGTTGTCACCGCCGGCACATCAGACCTCCGTGTCGCTGAAGAAGCACGCATCACTTTAGAGTGGTTCGGCCACACGGTCGCAACTATCTATGATGCCGGAGTAGCCGGTATTCACCGGATTCTGACCCAGTCCCCATTACTGCAGCAAGGCAGGGTGATCATTGTTGTTGCCGGCATGGAAGGCGCATTACCCTCTGTGGTTGCCGGATTAACCGGTGCGCCGGTCATTGGTGTCCCCTCCAGTGTGGGCTACGGGGTTGGCGCCGGTGGCTACAGCGCTCTGTTCGGGATGTTGACCAGCTGCTCACCAGGACTCGCTGTGGTTAATATTGACAACGGATTTGGCGCAGCCT
- the trxA gene encoding thioredoxin, producing MASDKVIHVSDSEFDSTVIGNALPCLVDFWAPWCGPCKAIGPAIDELAGEFEGKVVIAKMNVDDNPATPGKFGIRAIPTLILFKGGEVVDQITGAVGKTQLQELIKKAI from the coding sequence ATGGCAAGTGACAAAGTAATCCACGTCTCTGACAGCGAGTTCGATAGCACCGTCATCGGCAATGCACTCCCCTGTCTGGTTGATTTCTGGGCTCCATGGTGTGGCCCCTGTAAGGCAATCGGTCCGGCCATTGATGAGCTGGCCGGTGAATTTGAAGGAAAGGTTGTCATCGCCAAGATGAATGTTGACGATAATCCCGCCACCCCGGGCAAGTTTGGTATTCGTGCCATTCCCACCCTCATTCTGTTCAAGGGGGGAGAAGTTGTCGATCAGATCACCGGCGCTGTAGGCAAGACACAGTTACAGGAACTTATTAAAAAAGCTATCTGA
- a CDS encoding ATP synthase subunit I, translating into MNDQACSGEPKDITCILTRIVVCSAILTLILVLGSWFVAGWPFAQSLLIGAVLVNGSFLLLKRDAQRLIHKVSLSQTVETVVIGSEKTRFFLRTFARLTVIGLFLFVIANHIPINVVGLIFGCVTVVVSIVIIGLSAGRRWTLNKV; encoded by the coding sequence ATGAATGATCAGGCTTGTTCTGGAGAACCAAAGGACATCACTTGCATACTTACCCGGATAGTTGTCTGCAGCGCGATCCTGACGCTGATACTTGTGCTGGGAAGTTGGTTTGTGGCAGGCTGGCCGTTCGCACAGTCGCTCTTAATTGGTGCGGTGCTGGTCAATGGCAGTTTTCTGTTGTTGAAACGCGATGCCCAGCGATTGATACACAAAGTGAGCTTGAGTCAGACTGTGGAAACAGTGGTCATCGGCAGTGAAAAAACCAGGTTTTTTTTGAGAACCTTTGCCCGATTGACTGTTATCGGGCTCTTTTTGTTTGTGATAGCCAATCATATTCCCATTAATGTGGTTGGATTGATTTTTGGTTGTGTCACAGTTGTGGTGAGCATCGTCATTATTGGCTTAAGCGCTGGCAGGCGCTGGACGCTGAACAAAGTTTGA